In Diabrotica undecimpunctata isolate CICGRU chromosome 4, icDiaUnde3, whole genome shotgun sequence, a single genomic region encodes these proteins:
- the LOC140438093 gene encoding mannose-P-dolichol utilization defect 1 protein homolog, whose protein sequence is MNSTVFDLFRTAALLVLTPKCFDNYFLEFNYLDGPCFFASLSKGLGFGIILGSLTVKVPQILKILNNKSGEGINILSVTLDLSAITIYMAYSFVKGFPFSAWGDASFLAIQTALIGYLVLYYQGAITKAIMYILVYGAICYVMMFGMTPLEFLWSLQTFNIFLVVVGKLMQAYTNLKNGHTGQLSAATLIMLLAGSLARIFTSMQETGDSVVILTYIASSLSNAVLVVQLLYYWNVDPKKKVE, encoded by the exons ATGAATTCAACAGTATTTGATTTATTTAGAACAGCGGCTTTGCTAGTTCTCACACCGAAATGTTTTGATAATTACTTTTTAGAATTCAACTATTTGGACG ggCCATGTTTTTTTGCATCATTAAGTAAAGGCCTAGGATTTGGAATCATTTTGGGATCACTAACAGTTAAAGTTCCCCAAATCCTCAAAATCCTTAACAACAAGAGTGGAGAAGGCATCAATATATTAAGCGTGACCCTCGATTTGAGTGCCATAACAATTTATATGGCATACAGTTTTGTGAAAGGTTTTCCTTTCAGTGCTTGGGGAGATGCAAGCTTTTTAGCTATACAAACTGCTTTAATTGGATACTTAGTATTATATTATCAAGGAGCTATAACCAAAGCAATTATGTATATATTAGTATATGGAGCCATATGCTATGTTATGATGTTCGGAATGACACCGCTAGAATTTTTGTGGTCTCTGCAAACCTTCAACATATTTTTAGTGGTGGTTGGAAAACTGATGCAAGCATACACTAATTTAAAAAATGGACACACAGGTCAGCTATCAGCAGCCACCCTGATTATGCTGCTAGCTGGATCTTTAGCCAGAATCTTCACTTCCATGCAAGAAACTGGAGATAGTGTAGTAATTTTAACTTATATAGCTAGTAGTTTATCCAATGCTGTTCTAGTTGTACAATTATTATACTACTGGAATGTCGATCCTAAGAAGAAGGTAGAATAA